The Amphiprion ocellaris isolate individual 3 ecotype Okinawa chromosome 6, ASM2253959v1, whole genome shotgun sequence genome contains a region encoding:
- the mrpl1 gene encoding 39S ribosomal protein L1, mitochondrial isoform X2: MASCTRTVWKVLTGCQLLNLPAHTGVPASRSLPVRTFAAVKAQKKKADAEKEAKKEKRVIDDKYRHKPFGKTAWKPMDDVYILRYYPRTVHSAAEAIDMLKKFQALDFTALSQPIYIDLKLDMKLEKKKKVDPFVSTVHLPHPFKTEMNKVLVFTEDVNQAKLAQENGAVFAGGAELIQPILDDKISADFYVAVPDILPKLVLLKNKLRKKFPKGKRGSVGVDIPKMLQLFKTGHEYLVEDDCYIRTKIAMDLSSIEPS, translated from the exons ATGGCATCCTGCACGCGGACTGTGTGGAAAG TCCTAACAGGATGTCAGCTGCTGAACCTTCCTGCCCACACAGGTGTACCAGCATCCAGGAGCTTACCTGTCAGGACGTTTGCAGCTGTCAA ggcacaaaagaaaaaagctgatgCTGAGAAGGAGGCCAAGAAGGAGAAGAGGGTCATCGATGACAAATACAGACATAAACCTTTTGGAAAGACGGCGTGGAAGCCGATGGACGACGTCTACATCCTCAGATATTACCCCAGGACCGTCCACTCTGCAGCCGAAGCCATCGACATGCTGAAGAAGTTTCAGGCGTTGGACTTCACTGCCCTCAGTCAGCCCATTTACATTGACCTGAAGCTCGACATGAAGCTGGAGAAGAAG AAAAAAGTCGACCCCTTCGTCAGCACCGTCCACCTTCCTCACCCCTTCAAGACGGAGATGAACAAAGTTTTAGTTTTCACCGAG gaTGTGAATCAAGCCAAACTGGCCCAGGAGAACGGAGCTGTGTTCGCAGGAGGAGCCGAGCTCATACAGCCG ATCTTGGACGACAAGATTTCGGCAGATTTCTATGTTGCAGTTCCAGACATCCTCCCGAAGCTCGTGCTGCTGAAAAACAAGCTGAGGAAGAAGTTTCCAAAGGGCAAGAGAG GGTCGGTCGGTGTCGACATTCCCAAGATGCTGCAGTTGTTTAAAACGGGCCACGAGTACCTGGTGGAGGATGACTGTTACATCCGGACGAAGATCGCTATG